From the genome of Primulina eburnea isolate SZY01 chromosome 12, ASM2296580v1, whole genome shotgun sequence, one region includes:
- the LOC140808438 gene encoding E3 ubiquitin-protein ligase WAV3-like isoform X1, translating to MGPQADNKTCDICLESMESGQGQTFFTAEGALSFHFSCVSNSVTYGNYLCPVCRAKWNDLPLAVPNSNTNVDSIFAPNPVARVMHEPKLILFSDDELPPLVTADPMSSAPPADPQNISIKTIPERVAVASWESVSEFSVLVQIIAPPEEDLGKTPIDLVAVLDVSGSMHGSKLALLKRAVVFVIDRLGPSDRLSIVSFSTRAQRVLSLRRMTEDGRENAKQCVNSLLASGCTNILEALEMGVQVLEERRYKDPVGSILFFSDGMDTCYRGTHFPCPGQPPPYLHLLPASIYPENHRGMGDHDQQPPFPVHTFGFGEDHDPLSLQAISDVSVGHFSIVNSYEAVEDNVGLCICFLHYVLAQELCLIVRSASHGVQILSISSERYVSGKISNKGSQALINFEDFIWEEEQDFIVNLTVPVVCSVGDAENDLITTSLLDITCSYISVVSNDMVQIDGDRVTIRRPIFPTPLETTVSLKVDEKRNRVLAEQGFIEAQEMAETGDLTGARALLLNRRSTLLASASGQAGKCRWLEARMEEMGKRMESRELYERDGRPYALSNMRWHAYQRAIARGSSVHGAVESEGFLCGCAAPQGHGEQISST from the exons ATGGGTCCTCAAGCAGATAAT AAAACATGTGACATTTGCTTGGAGTCTATGGAATCGGGGCAAGGCCAGACCTTCTTTACTGCTGAGGGTGCTCTTTCCTTCCATTTTAGCTGCGTAAGCAACAGTGTTACATATGGCAATTACCTTTGTCCTGTTTGTCGAGCTAAATGGAATGATCTTCCTTTGGCTGTTCCAAACTCTAACACGAACGTTGATAGTATTTTCGCTCCAAATCCGGTCGCTCGTGTTATGCATGAACCAAAACTGATTCTATTTTCTGATGATGAACTGCCACCTTTGGTCACCGCTGATCCTATGTCTTCTGCTCCACCTGCTGACCCACAAAATATCAGTATCAAGACCATTCCGGAGCGGGTCGCAGTAGCTTCTTGGGAATCTGTTTCAGAATTTTCTGTTCTTGTTCAAATAATAGCACCACCGGAGGAAGACTTAGGTAAAACTCCCATTGATCTTGTTGCTGTGCTAGATGTTAGTGGCAGCATGCATGGATCAAAATTGGCACTCCTGAAAAGAGCTGTTGTCTTTGTGATCGATAGGTTGGGTCCTTCTGACCGACTTTCGATCGTGTCATTTTCAACTCGTGCTCAGAGAGTTTTATCCTTGCGCAGAATGACAGAGGATGGGCGCGAAAATGCTAAACAGTGTGTGAATTCACTCTTGGCAAGTGGCTGCACCAATATTTTAGAAGCTTTGGAGATGGGAGTTCAGGTTCTTGAAGAAAGGCGGTACAAGGATCCGGTCGGTAGCATCTTATTCTTTTCAGATGGAATGGATACTTGTTACCGTGGCACACATTTTCCATGTCCAGGACAGCCTCCACCTTATCTGCATCTATTGCCTGCTTCTATCTATCCCGAAAACCACCGAGGAATGGGAGATCATGACCAACAACCACCATTTCCAGTTCATACATTCGGCTTTGGTGAAGATCATGACCCTCTTTCACTGCAAGCCATATCTGATGTATCAGTTGGTCATTTTTCTATTGTCAACTCTTATGAAGCGGTGGAAGATAATGTTGGTCTCTGTATTTGTTTTCTGCATTATGTTTTAGCTCAGGAGCTTTGTTTAATAGTGAGGTCTGCATCACACGGAGTCCAAAttctatcaatatcttcagaaaGATATGTAAGTGGTAAAATCTCTAACAAAGGATCACAAGCTTTaataaattttgaggattttatTTGGGAGGAGGAACAAGATTTTATCGTTAACTTAACGGTTCCCGTAGTTTGTAGCGTTGGAGATGCCGAAAATGATTTGATTACTACGTCCCTTTTGGATATTACATGTTCTTACATATCAGTAGTGTCAAACGACATGGTACAAATTGATGGTGACCGAGTCACCATACGGAGACCGATATTTCCAACCCCTCTGGAGACGACAGTAAGTTTGAAAGTTGATGAGAAAAGGAACCGTGTCTTGGCAGAACAAGGCTTCATTGAGGCTCAAGAAATGGCAGAAACAGGTGATTTAACAGGCGCGCGTGCTCTTCTATTGAATCGAAGGTCAACCCTTCTTGCTTCTGCTTCTGGGCAAGCAGGTAAGTGTCGGTGGCTCGAAGCCAGAATGGAAGAGATGGGGAAAAGAATGGAAAGTAGGGAGTTGTACGAACGTGATGGCAGACCCTATGCTCTTTCAAATATGCGATGGCATGCCTATCAAAGGGCCATAGCCAGAGGCAGCAGCGTGCATGGAGCAGTGGAATCAGAGGGTTTTCTCTGTGGTTGTGCTGCACCACAAGGTCATGGTGAGCAAATCTCTTCAACTTAG
- the LOC140808438 gene encoding probable E3 ubiquitin-protein ligase WAVH2 isoform X2 — protein sequence MESGQGQTFFTAEGALSFHFSCVSNSVTYGNYLCPVCRAKWNDLPLAVPNSNTNVDSIFAPNPVARVMHEPKLILFSDDELPPLVTADPMSSAPPADPQNISIKTIPERVAVASWESVSEFSVLVQIIAPPEEDLGKTPIDLVAVLDVSGSMHGSKLALLKRAVVFVIDRLGPSDRLSIVSFSTRAQRVLSLRRMTEDGRENAKQCVNSLLASGCTNILEALEMGVQVLEERRYKDPVGSILFFSDGMDTCYRGTHFPCPGQPPPYLHLLPASIYPENHRGMGDHDQQPPFPVHTFGFGEDHDPLSLQAISDVSVGHFSIVNSYEAVEDNVGLCICFLHYVLAQELCLIVRSASHGVQILSISSERYVSGKISNKGSQALINFEDFIWEEEQDFIVNLTVPVVCSVGDAENDLITTSLLDITCSYISVVSNDMVQIDGDRVTIRRPIFPTPLETTVSLKVDEKRNRVLAEQGFIEAQEMAETGDLTGARALLLNRRSTLLASASGQAGKCRWLEARMEEMGKRMESRELYERDGRPYALSNMRWHAYQRAIARGSSVHGAVESEGFLCGCAAPQGHGEQISST from the coding sequence ATGGAATCGGGGCAAGGCCAGACCTTCTTTACTGCTGAGGGTGCTCTTTCCTTCCATTTTAGCTGCGTAAGCAACAGTGTTACATATGGCAATTACCTTTGTCCTGTTTGTCGAGCTAAATGGAATGATCTTCCTTTGGCTGTTCCAAACTCTAACACGAACGTTGATAGTATTTTCGCTCCAAATCCGGTCGCTCGTGTTATGCATGAACCAAAACTGATTCTATTTTCTGATGATGAACTGCCACCTTTGGTCACCGCTGATCCTATGTCTTCTGCTCCACCTGCTGACCCACAAAATATCAGTATCAAGACCATTCCGGAGCGGGTCGCAGTAGCTTCTTGGGAATCTGTTTCAGAATTTTCTGTTCTTGTTCAAATAATAGCACCACCGGAGGAAGACTTAGGTAAAACTCCCATTGATCTTGTTGCTGTGCTAGATGTTAGTGGCAGCATGCATGGATCAAAATTGGCACTCCTGAAAAGAGCTGTTGTCTTTGTGATCGATAGGTTGGGTCCTTCTGACCGACTTTCGATCGTGTCATTTTCAACTCGTGCTCAGAGAGTTTTATCCTTGCGCAGAATGACAGAGGATGGGCGCGAAAATGCTAAACAGTGTGTGAATTCACTCTTGGCAAGTGGCTGCACCAATATTTTAGAAGCTTTGGAGATGGGAGTTCAGGTTCTTGAAGAAAGGCGGTACAAGGATCCGGTCGGTAGCATCTTATTCTTTTCAGATGGAATGGATACTTGTTACCGTGGCACACATTTTCCATGTCCAGGACAGCCTCCACCTTATCTGCATCTATTGCCTGCTTCTATCTATCCCGAAAACCACCGAGGAATGGGAGATCATGACCAACAACCACCATTTCCAGTTCATACATTCGGCTTTGGTGAAGATCATGACCCTCTTTCACTGCAAGCCATATCTGATGTATCAGTTGGTCATTTTTCTATTGTCAACTCTTATGAAGCGGTGGAAGATAATGTTGGTCTCTGTATTTGTTTTCTGCATTATGTTTTAGCTCAGGAGCTTTGTTTAATAGTGAGGTCTGCATCACACGGAGTCCAAAttctatcaatatcttcagaaaGATATGTAAGTGGTAAAATCTCTAACAAAGGATCACAAGCTTTaataaattttgaggattttatTTGGGAGGAGGAACAAGATTTTATCGTTAACTTAACGGTTCCCGTAGTTTGTAGCGTTGGAGATGCCGAAAATGATTTGATTACTACGTCCCTTTTGGATATTACATGTTCTTACATATCAGTAGTGTCAAACGACATGGTACAAATTGATGGTGACCGAGTCACCATACGGAGACCGATATTTCCAACCCCTCTGGAGACGACAGTAAGTTTGAAAGTTGATGAGAAAAGGAACCGTGTCTTGGCAGAACAAGGCTTCATTGAGGCTCAAGAAATGGCAGAAACAGGTGATTTAACAGGCGCGCGTGCTCTTCTATTGAATCGAAGGTCAACCCTTCTTGCTTCTGCTTCTGGGCAAGCAGGTAAGTGTCGGTGGCTCGAAGCCAGAATGGAAGAGATGGGGAAAAGAATGGAAAGTAGGGAGTTGTACGAACGTGATGGCAGACCCTATGCTCTTTCAAATATGCGATGGCATGCCTATCAAAGGGCCATAGCCAGAGGCAGCAGCGTGCATGGAGCAGTGGAATCAGAGGGTTTTCTCTGTGGTTGTGCTGCACCACAAGGTCATGGTGAGCAAATCTCTTCAACTTAG
- the LOC140807926 gene encoding bidirectional sugar transporter SWEET7-like encodes MFFKVDARTVVGIIGNILALILFLSPVPTFYRIWKKKSVEQYSPIPYLATFINCGLWILYGLPVVHPNSTLLVTINGAGLAIEIVYLSLFIIFSDAKKRLKLVAAVVAECIFVAVLALLVLTLVHSTNLRSIIVGSICMLGNIMMYAAPLAVMKLVIRTRSVEYMPFFLSLFSFLNGSCWTAYALVRFDPFIAAPNGIGSVLGLAQLSLYATFYKSTKIIMAEREAHSELSLAEKQSQINAV; translated from the exons ATGTTTTTCAAGGTGGATGCTCGCACTGTAGTTGGTATCATAG gAAACATATTAGCACTCATATTGTTCCTGTCTCCTGT GCCAACTTTTTATCGGATATGGAAGAAAAAATCGGTGGAACAATACTCGCCGATACCCTATTTGGCAACATTTATCAACTGTGGGCTATGGATTCTGTACGGCCTGCCTGTGGTTCACCCCAACAGTACCCTATTGGTGACCATCAATGGCGCGGGCTTAGCGATCGAGATTGTGTATCTGTCGCTCTTTATTATATTTTCCGATGCCAAGAAACGCCTCAAGTTGGTGGCGGCGGTGGTGGCGGAGTGCATTTTCGTGGCAGTTTTGGCCCTTCTTGTCTTAACTTTGGTTCATTCAACCAACCTCCGGTCGATCATCGTCGGTAGCATTTGCATGTTGGGGAACATTATGATGTACGCGGCCCCGTTGGCGGTCATG AAGCTGGTGATCAGAACGAGAAGTGTGGAGTACATGCCATTTTTCCTGTCTCTCTTCTCCTTCCTCAATGGAAGTTGTTGGACTGCTTATGCCCTTGTTCGTTTTGATCCCTTCATTGCA GCCCCAAATGGGATAGGATCAGTTCTTGGTCTGGCCCAACTATCATTGTACGCCACCTTTTACAAGTCCACTAAAATAATCATGGCCGAAAGAGAAGCCCATTCAGAACTGAGCTTAGCTGAAAAGCAATCGCAGATCAATGCAGTTTAG